TCCAACAAGGCGCTGCCCGCCAAGGCGGTGAACATCGGTGTGGAGTTCGGCGAGTTCAAGCTCGGTGACTCCAACTACCCGATCACCCCCAAGGTGAAGATCACCAACAACACGAGGACGACCCTGCCCGGCGGCACCGAGTTCCAGTTCGACTACTCCACCGCGGCCCCCGCCAACGCCTCCGACCAGTCCGGCTTCGGCACCAAGGTGATCAGCAGCGACCACACGGGCAGCAACGTGGGCGGCCTGAAGGGCGACTTCCACCGCGTCTCGCTGAAGCTCCCGGCCTGGCAGTCGCTGGCGCCCGGCGCGTCCGTGGAGCTGTCCTTCAACTACTACCTGCCGGTGTCCACCCCGTGGAACTGGACGGTGAACATCGCGGGCACGACCTACGCGCTCGCCGGGGACCTGGCGCGCGGCACCACCCTGGTGGAGCCCGGCTCGGGCACCTCGCCGACCCCGGACCCGACCAACCCGACCCCCACCCCGACCCCGACGCCCGGCGCGTGCACCGCGCCCGCGTGGACCGCGACGTCCGAGTACGGCGGTGGTTCGACCGTGTCCCACAAGGGGCACTCGTGGAAGGCCAAGTGGTGGACGAAGGGCGAGGAGCCCGGCACCACCGGCGAATGGGGGGTCTGGCAGGACCTCGGCGCCTGCTGACCCCGGACGGACCGGCCCGGCGGCGGTGACGACGGCCCTTGCCCGCCGCCGGGTCTCACCACCTCACCCCCCACAACCCCTCACCCCCGGCCGGAGCACGAGCTCCGGCCGGGGGTGAGGGGTTCCTGCGGTTTCCGGCGGCCGGGCCCCGGGGGGCAGCGCCCCGGTCAGCGCCCGGGCGGCGCGAACAGCTCGTCCTGGGCGCGGTCCCGGGCGGTCAGCAGTGCGCCGCGCAGGACCGCGCCGCCGCCCAGTACGCTCGGCCGCACCTCGGTGGTCAGCGGTGACAGCCGCCGGATCCGCGCCTCCACCCGCGCCGCGAGCTCCGCTCCCCCGGCCTGCCCCACCTCGCCGCCCAGCACCACGCACCCGGGGTCCAGCACGGCCACGACGGAGGCCGCCCCGACGGCGAGCCGGTCGGCGAGGGCGTTCAGGAAGCGGATCTCCGGGGACGGAGCGGCGCCGGCCGCGCCCCGGCCCCCGGGGCGCGCACCGGTCACGCCGCCGACGGCACGCGCCGCCCAGGACCCGGCCCACTCCGGCAGGGTGCCTTGCCCGGCCCCCGCGCCGGCCCCCGGCCCACCGTCCGGCCCAGCGCGGTGCGGCCCCGCACCGCCGGGGACCGCCCGCACGGCCGCCCCCACCAGCTCCGCCGCCCACGGTCCGGCCCCGGCCCTGGGGGCGCGCACGCCGTACTCCTCGGCCAGCCGCTCGATGGCCGCCGCGCCCGCCAGGGAGTGGAAGCCTCCCTCGCAGTCCGTGGCCGACGGCAGGCCTCTCGTGCCGGGGACGGGCAGGAAGCCGATCTCCCCGGTTCCGCCGGAGGCGCCGCGGAGCAGTCGGCCGTCGAGGATCACCGCCGCGCCCGTGCCGTGGCCGAGCCAGAGCAGGACGAAGGTGTCGCGGTCGCGGGCGGCGCCGTCGCGCTGTTCGGCGCGGGCCGCGAGGTTGGTCTCGTTCTCGACGATGACGCGGGCCCCGGGGAGCCGCTCCGCGAGCGCCGCGACCAGGCGCCGGTGCCAGGCGGGCAGGCCCGTGGAGTCGCGCAGGTCGCCGGTGGCCGGGTCGATGAGCCCGGGGGCGCCGATCCCGACGGTGTGCAGCCGGTCGGCGCCGGCCTCCTTGGCGGTCCGTTCGACGAGGGCGACCGCCTGTTCCACCGCGGGCCCGGTGCCGGTGTCGTCGCCGATCGGCACGGACGCCTCGGCGAGCACCCTGCCGAGCAGGTCGGAGACGACCACGGAGACACCCTTGGTGCGCACGTCGAGCGCGGCCAGGTGGGCCCGGTCGGCGACGATGCCGTAGAGCTTGGCGTTGGGTCCGCGGCGCTGTTCCCCCGCTTCGCCGACGACGGCGATGAGCCCGGCGGCGGTGAGGCGTTCGACGAGGTCGGCGACGGTCGGCCGGGAGAGTCCGGTCAGTTCCTTCAACTGCCCCGCCGTCAGGGGTCCTTCCTCCTGGAGGAGCCGCAGGGCGAGCCGGTCGTTGATGGCTCGGGCGGTGCTCGGGGATGCGGGCATGCCGGGATCCTCCCAGACGGGCGGGGGCCGCGCGGCGGGCGGCCTGAGCTTCTCCCTATTCATCAGGAAGGGTTCCTGATAGTTTACGCAGCCGGAACGCGTCAGGGCGAGCACGGGTGCCCGCCACCCGAGGAGGGGCCGGAGAATGAGCGAAGTGGTCTACGAGCAACGCGTCGTGCGACGCGCCCGGTACGCCGTGGCCGCCGTGTTCACCGTGCACGGCGCGGTCACCGGCTCGTTCGCGACCCGGGTCCCGTGGATCCAGGACCACGCCGGGGTGAGCGCCGGCCAGCTCGGCCTCGCCCTCGCCTTCCCGGCGCTCGGCGCGTCCCTGGCGATGCCGCTCGCGGGCTGGTTCAGCCACCGCTTCGGCGCCCGGACGGCCCTGCGCGGACTGCTGGCGATGTGGACGCTGGCGCTGGCCCTGCCCGCCCTGGCGCCGAACCTGGCCACGCTCTGCCTGGCCCTGTTCGTCTACGGCGCGACGGCGGGCATGTCGGACGTGGCGATGAACGCCCTCGGCGTGGAGGTGGAGAACCGCCTCGGCCGGTCGATCATGTCGGGCCTGCACGGCATGTGGAGCGCGGGCGCGCTGATCGGCTCGGCGGCCGGCACGCTCGCCGCGCACCTCGGCGCCGACGCCCGGCTGCACCACGCGCTGGCGGCCGGCGTGCTGACCATGGTGGGTGCGACGGCCTGTTCCTGGGTGCTGGACCTCCAGCCCGCCGAGGACGAGGAGCCGCCGCCCCGGTTCGCCCTGCCGCCGCGTTCGGCGCTGCTGATCGGCGCGATCGGGTTCTGCGCGGTGTTCGCGGAGGGCGCGAGCCTGGACTGGTCGGCGGTCTACCTGGAGGACGAGCTGGGCAGTTCGGCCGCCCTGGCGGCGGCCTGCACGACCGGCTTCACGTTCACCATGGCGGTCGCCCGGATCGCCGGCGACAAGGTGGTGGACCGCTTCGGTGCGGTGCGCACGGTCCGCTGGGGCGGAGTGCTGGCCGGGCTCGGCGGCCTGCTGATCGTGCTCGCCGGGCACCCGGCGGTGGCGATGACGGGGTTCGCGCTGACGGGACTGGGCATCGCCGTGGTGGTCCCGCTGTGCTTCGCGGCGGCGGGCCGCAGCGGCCCGAACCCGAGCCAGGCCATCGCCGGCGTCGCGACCATCACGTACACCTCGGGGCTGATCGCCCCGAGCGCGATCGGCGGCCTCGCCCAGGCGACCAGCCTGGTGGTGTCGTTCGTCCTGGTCACCGTGTTGTCCAGCGGGCTCGCCGTCTTCGCGGGCGTGCTGCGGGCCGGCGACCGGGACCGTCCGAAGATCAGCCGGCCGGACGCAGCAGTTCCCGGCCCGCGGCCCTGAACCGCTCGCTCCACGGCGCCGGGCGCAGGGTGGCGGCGTCCAGCCGCACCAGCACCCGGCTGCCGTGCGCGTACGTCGCCGTACCGTCGGCCGAGCAGAACCGGAAGCCGTAGGTCAGGCCCGTGGTGCCGAGCCGCTCCAGCCACAGGTGGACGGCGTAGGTGCCGGGCCTGGTCACGGGTGCCTCGTAGGTGATGCGCAGTTCCTTGACCGCGTTGCAGGCGTCCCCGGCCGCCGCCCAGTCGCCCTCGAAGCGGAAGCCGTGCTCCTGCCACAGCTCGGCCCAGGCCCGCTCCACCATCAGGGGGTAGCGGGCGTTGTGCAGCAGGCCGAGCGCGTCGAGGTCGTCGAAGTGGACGGTGACGGGCATGAGCCGGCCGTAGGAGAGGGCGGGGGCGGTCGGGGCTTCGGCGGTCACGGACGGTGCTCCTGACATGGACCTTGAGGTGGAACGTTCAACCACCCATCCTAAGCGGACGCTCAGCACCCTCTCCGGGCAGGGACAATGGTCGGCGGCACCCGCACGTACGACGAAAGCGAAACCCCATGGATCTCGGCGTCCGCTGGAAACTGCACGGCGACGGACGCACCCCGGCCCCAGGTGCCGTCGTCCGCCCCGACGAGCGGCTCTCCTGGCCCCGTACGGCGGGACTCGGCGCCCAGCACGTGGTGGCCATGTTCGGCGCGTCCTTCGTGGCCCCGGTGCTCATGGGGCTCGACCCCAACCTCGCGATCATGATGTCCGGCGTCGCGACGATCGTCTTCCTGCTCGCCACCCGCGGCCGGGTGCCCAGCTACCTCGGCTGCTCGCTGTCGTTCGTGGGCGTCGCCGCGGTGATCCGCGCCCAGGGCGGCACCAGCGCCACGGTGACCGGCGCCGTGCTCGTCGTCGGCGCCGCGCTCTTCCTGGTGGGTCTCGCGGTGCAGCGGTTCGGGGCACGGATCATCCACGCCGCCATGCCGCCGATCGTCACCGGCGCGGTGGTGATGCTGATCGGCTTCAACCTGGCGCCGGTCACCGCCTCCACCTACTGGCCGCAGGACCAGTGGACGGCCCTGCTCGTGATGCTGTTCACCGGTCTGGCCGTGGTCTGCCTGCGCGGCTTCTGGTCCCGCATCGCGATCTTCCTCGGCCTGGTCTTCGGCTACGGCCTCTCCTGGGTCCTCGACCTGCTCTTCGGCAGGATCCACTCGGTGGACGGCAGCGGCAAGGTCACCGACCACTGGCGTCTGGACCTCTCCGCGGTCGGCCAGGCCGACTGGATCGGCCTGCCCTCCTTCCACGGCCCCTCCTTCGAGTGGTCGGCGGTCCTGGTCGCGCTGCCCGTCGTGATCGCCCTGGTCGCGGAGAACGCCGGGCACGTCAAGGCGGTCGGCGAGATGACCGGCGACCCGCTGGACGACAAGCTGGGCACGGCCATCTCCGCCGACGGCGTCGGTTCCGTGCTCTCCACCGCCGTCGGCGGCCCGCCCACCACCACCTACTCCGAGAACATCGGCGTGATGGCCGCCACCCGCGTCTACTCCACGGCCGCCTACTGGGCCGCCGCCGCCTTCGCGCTGCTCTTCGGCCTGTGCCCCAAGTTCGGCGCGGTCGTGGCCGCGGTCCCGGGCGGGGTGCTCGGCGGCATCACCGTCATCCTGTACGGCATGATCGGTCTGCTCGGCGCGCAGATCTGGATCAACGCCAAGGTGGACCTGCGCAATCCGCTGAACCTGGTGCCGGCCGCGGCGGGCATCATCATCGGCGTCGGCAACGTCTCCATGGAGATCACCGACACCTTCTCCCTCAGCGGTATCGCCCTCGGCACCATCGTCGTCATCACCGGCTACCACGCGCTGCGCGCCTTCGCGCCGGCCCACCTCAAGACGCAGGAGCCGCTGCTCGACGAGGGCACCTCCAGCTACGACGAGTCCGCCCGGCGCGCCGAGTCGTGACGCCCCCGCCCGCGGCCGGACGTGCTCCCCTGACGGGCGGGTGACGCCCGGCCGCGGGCGGCAGGGCGGCTCGGCGCCGGGACGCCGCGACGGGGGCGGTCTCCCGGCTCCGCGCACGCGCGTCGCCGCCTCCCCCACGGCTCACTCTCCCGTGCGACGCACCCGTTCCCCCGTTGTGGGGAAGCGCCGGGCCCGGCCGCACGCCGCCGGGCCCGGGGCTGGGACGCTGCCCCCATGGCGCAGTTGGAACACCTCACCACCCCCGTCGACGCGGTCGTCTCCCGGATGCGCGCCCTCGACGCAGCCCTGCCCCCGCGGGACGGAGTCGCGGTCTTCAACCGCGTCTACCTCGCCGTCACCGAGGCGGTCGACCGGCGGATCGACGCCGGGCGGTTCCCGGACGCGCGGGCCGCGGTCACGCTGGACGTGCGGTTCGCGGAGCGCTATCTCACGGCCGTCGAGGCGGCCGCCGGGGAGCGCCGCCCGCCCGCCTGCTGGCGGCCCCTGTTCCAGTTCCGGCGCCATCCCGGCGTACGCCCGCTGCAGTTCGCGCTGGCGGGCATCAACGCGCACATCGGGCACGACCTGGCGCTCGCCGTGGTGGACGCCTGTCACGCCCTCGGCTGCGAACCGGCCGAGCTGGAGGACGAGTTCGACCGCGTGGGCGACCTCCTCGTGACGCTGGAGGAGCGCATCCGCGAGGAGCTGATGCCGGGCCCCGACCTGCTCCAGGTCGCCGACCCGCTCACCCATCTCCTCGGTGCCTGGAGCCTGGACCGGGCGCGGGACGCGACCTGGGCGGCGGCGCGGGCGCTGTGGGCGATGCGCCGGCTGCCCGACCTCACCGAGGAGTTCGTGGAACGGCTGGACGCCGCCGTGGGGTTCGCGGGGCGCATGATGCTCACGCCGCTGCCCGCCTGAGCGTCCCGGGACGAAGCGCCGCCGCCCGCCGCGCTGGGCGCGGCGGGCGGCGGTGCGGGCGCGGACGGTCCCGGGCCGGAGGGTCAGTCCTCGGGCAGCTCGACCGGCGCGATCTCGTCGTAGACGTCGCCCGGGCCGGGGTTGGAGGGGTCGGTGGTGCCGCCGAAGTGGTGCATGACGCCCCAGACCGCGTTCAGCGCGGTCTGCACGGCGCCCTCGGCCCAGCCGGCCGTCCAGGAGATGTCGTCGCCCGCGAGGAAGATGCCCCGCTTGTCCTCGGGCAGCCGGTCCTGCATGAAGTGCGTGAACAGGCGCCGCTGGTAGCGGTAGTGGCCCGGCAGGTTGGCCTTGAACGCGCCCATGAAGTAGGGCTCGTTCTCCCACGACACCGTCACCGGGTTGCCGATGATGTGCTTGCGGATGTCGACCTTCGGGTAGATCTCGCCGAGCGACTTCAGCATGACCTCCATCCGCTCGCTCGCGGACAGCGGCAGCCACTTCAGGCTGTCGTCGCACCAGGTGTACGACAGGCAGATCACGGCGGGCTTGTCGGGGCCGTCGTCGAGCAGGTAGGTGCCGCGGGTCATGCGGTCGGTGAGCGTCATCGACATGACGTCCCGGCCCGTCTCCTCGTCCTTGTCCAGCCAGAACGGCCGGTCCACGGGCACGAACAGCTTGGAGGACTCCATGTAGTGGGTGCGCTCGATGGCGGTCCAGTGGTCGATCGGGAAGAGCGAGTCGTCGCACTGGATCTTCGACAGCAGCATCCAGGACTGGGCGGTGAAGATCGCCGCCCGGTAGGTGCGGATGTCGCCGTGCGCGTCCGTGACGGTGATCCGGTTGCCCGCGGTGCGGTTCAGGCGGGTCACGGCCGGACGCGGCTGCCCGCCCTCGTGCAGCTTGGCGAGCGAGGTGCCGTACGCCCAGTGGACGATCTTCTCCGGCTCGCGCTCCCACAGGCGCAGCGGCAGCTGCTGGGAGCCGCCGACGATGCCCCGGTGGTGGTCGTCCGCCTCGGTGTAGACGACCCGCAGGATCTCCAGGATGGAGTTGGGGAAGTCGGTGTCCCAGCCGCCGGTGCCGAAGCCGACCTGGCCGAAGATCTCGCGGTGCCGGAAGGACTTGAAGGCCTCCGAGTCGCAGAGGAAGCCGTAGAAGGTCTGGTTGTCCAGCTTCTCGACGAGCCTGGCCCAGATCTCGCGGATGCGCGGCACGTCCCGCTCGCGCATGGCGCGGTTCATGTCGGAGAAGTCGGCGCCCTCCTCCAGGCACTTGTTCCACGCCTGGGCGACGTCCCTGTAGACCTGCGGCAGGTCGTCGATGGTCTGCGCGTAGTGGCTCTCGCCCTTCAGGTCGACGACGGTCGACGGGGTGGCCTCGGCGAGCGGGTTCGGGAACGGCTTGGTCTTCAGGTCGACCAGGTCGATGTAGTGCTGGAGGGCGGTGGAGGACGGCGGGAAGCGCATCGCGCCCATCTCGGCGGTCAGGGACT
Above is a genomic segment from Streptomyces glaucescens containing:
- a CDS encoding ROK family transcriptional regulator → MPASPSTARAINDRLALRLLQEEGPLTAGQLKELTGLSRPTVADLVERLTAAGLIAVVGEAGEQRRGPNAKLYGIVADRAHLAALDVRTKGVSVVVSDLLGRVLAEASVPIGDDTGTGPAVEQAVALVERTAKEAGADRLHTVGIGAPGLIDPATGDLRDSTGLPAWHRRLVAALAERLPGARVIVENETNLAARAEQRDGAARDRDTFVLLWLGHGTGAAVILDGRLLRGASGGTGEIGFLPVPGTRGLPSATDCEGGFHSLAGAAAIERLAEEYGVRAPRAGAGPWAAELVGAAVRAVPGGAGPHRAGPDGGPGAGAGAGQGTLPEWAGSWAARAVGGVTGARPGGRGAAGAAPSPEIRFLNALADRLAVGAASVVAVLDPGCVVLGGEVGQAGGAELAARVEARIRRLSPLTTEVRPSVLGGGAVLRGALLTARDRAQDELFAPPGR
- a CDS encoding MFS transporter translates to MSEVVYEQRVVRRARYAVAAVFTVHGAVTGSFATRVPWIQDHAGVSAGQLGLALAFPALGASLAMPLAGWFSHRFGARTALRGLLAMWTLALALPALAPNLATLCLALFVYGATAGMSDVAMNALGVEVENRLGRSIMSGLHGMWSAGALIGSAAGTLAAHLGADARLHHALAAGVLTMVGATACSWVLDLQPAEDEEPPPRFALPPRSALLIGAIGFCAVFAEGASLDWSAVYLEDELGSSAALAAACTTGFTFTMAVARIAGDKVVDRFGAVRTVRWGGVLAGLGGLLIVLAGHPAVAMTGFALTGLGIAVVVPLCFAAAGRSGPNPSQAIAGVATITYTSGLIAPSAIGGLAQATSLVVSFVLVTVLSSGLAVFAGVLRAGDRDRPKISRPDAAVPGPRP
- a CDS encoding acyl-CoA thioesterase, coding for MTAEAPTAPALSYGRLMPVTVHFDDLDALGLLHNARYPLMVERAWAELWQEHGFRFEGDWAAAGDACNAVKELRITYEAPVTRPGTYAVHLWLERLGTTGLTYGFRFCSADGTATYAHGSRVLVRLDAATLRPAPWSERFRAAGRELLRPAG
- a CDS encoding uracil-xanthine permease family protein yields the protein MDLGVRWKLHGDGRTPAPGAVVRPDERLSWPRTAGLGAQHVVAMFGASFVAPVLMGLDPNLAIMMSGVATIVFLLATRGRVPSYLGCSLSFVGVAAVIRAQGGTSATVTGAVLVVGAALFLVGLAVQRFGARIIHAAMPPIVTGAVVMLIGFNLAPVTASTYWPQDQWTALLVMLFTGLAVVCLRGFWSRIAIFLGLVFGYGLSWVLDLLFGRIHSVDGSGKVTDHWRLDLSAVGQADWIGLPSFHGPSFEWSAVLVALPVVIALVAENAGHVKAVGEMTGDPLDDKLGTAISADGVGSVLSTAVGGPPTTTYSENIGVMAATRVYSTAAYWAAAAFALLFGLCPKFGAVVAAVPGGVLGGITVILYGMIGLLGAQIWINAKVDLRNPLNLVPAAAGIIIGVGNVSMEITDTFSLSGIALGTIVVITGYHALRAFAPAHLKTQEPLLDEGTSSYDESARRAES
- a CDS encoding DUF5995 family protein — its product is MAQLEHLTTPVDAVVSRMRALDAALPPRDGVAVFNRVYLAVTEAVDRRIDAGRFPDARAAVTLDVRFAERYLTAVEAAAGERRPPACWRPLFQFRRHPGVRPLQFALAGINAHIGHDLALAVVDACHALGCEPAELEDEFDRVGDLLVTLEERIREELMPGPDLLQVADPLTHLLGAWSLDRARDATWAAARALWAMRRLPDLTEEFVERLDAAVGFAGRMMLTPLPA
- a CDS encoding flavin monoamine oxidase family protein is translated as MTSTVPNAVEHTDEQQPPITMFGPDFPYAYDDFLAHPAGLGQVPATEHGTEVAVIGGGLSGIVAAYELMKMGLKPVVYEADRIGGRLRTVGFEGCDESLTAEMGAMRFPPSSTALQHYIDLVDLKTKPFPNPLAEATPSTVVDLKGESHYAQTIDDLPQVYRDVAQAWNKCLEEGADFSDMNRAMRERDVPRIREIWARLVEKLDNQTFYGFLCDSEAFKSFRHREIFGQVGFGTGGWDTDFPNSILEILRVVYTEADDHHRGIVGGSQQLPLRLWEREPEKIVHWAYGTSLAKLHEGGQPRPAVTRLNRTAGNRITVTDAHGDIRTYRAAIFTAQSWMLLSKIQCDDSLFPIDHWTAIERTHYMESSKLFVPVDRPFWLDKDEETGRDVMSMTLTDRMTRGTYLLDDGPDKPAVICLSYTWCDDSLKWLPLSASERMEVMLKSLGEIYPKVDIRKHIIGNPVTVSWENEPYFMGAFKANLPGHYRYQRRLFTHFMQDRLPEDKRGIFLAGDDISWTAGWAEGAVQTALNAVWGVMHHFGGTTDPSNPGPGDVYDEIAPVELPED